In a single window of the Elaeis guineensis isolate ETL-2024a chromosome 6, EG11, whole genome shotgun sequence genome:
- the LOC105047151 gene encoding LOW QUALITY PROTEIN: carbonic anhydrase, chloroplastic (The sequence of the model RefSeq protein was modified relative to this genomic sequence to represent the inferred CDS: inserted 1 base in 1 codon) encodes MFTILSPLYIFFFFAINISHCWQHILYHLPFNSSTTSCIRHHACPSHPPHHALLCVILFQPFLCGCGHSLVGWYRYPCLRPLDLQSSSQASGGLKHNKPKPNPSGVLVILTPSIIKTPVSPLPPAQCPAPQPKAVACANSPSPAALRPATVSSLTPSPSSPSSSTPRLIRNSPVFAAPSTIATAVDREEERVIIHEMGPVERMLSGFERFKKEVYDKKPDLFGQLAEGQSPKFMVFACADSRVCPSVVLNFQPGEAFTIRNIANMVPPYDQTKYAGVGSAIEYAVIHLKVENIVVIGHSRCGGIKGLMSIKDDGTTSTEFIESWVKIGLXSKEKVKAQHAAQPFEDQCTQCEKEAVNVSLQNLLTYPFVKEGLEKKTLKLIGAHYDFVKGSFETWEP; translated from the exons ATGTTCACCATTTTATCTcctctctatatttttttcttctttgcaaTTAATATTAGTCACTGTTGGCAACATATACTGTATCATTTGCCGTTTAATTCCTCAACAACTTCGTGCATCCGTCACCATGCATGCCCAAGCCACCCTCCCCATCACGCACTCTTGTGCGTGATCCTTTTCCAACCTTTCCTTTGTGGTTGTGGCCATAGTTTGGTTGGTTGGTACCGTTACCCTTGCTTGAGGCCTCTCGATCTCCAATCCTCATCTCAAGCGAGTGGAGGGCTGAAGCATAATAAACCAAAGCCAAATCCTTCTGGGGTCCTCGTTATCCTGACCCCTAGCATTATTAAAACCCCCGTGAGCCCCTTGCCCCCTGCACAATGTCCAGCGCCGCAGCCCAAAGCTGTTGCTTGTGCTAACTCCCCGAGTCCAGCTGCTCTTCGGCCCGCTACTGTCTCCAGCCTCACCCCTTCCCCTTCGTCTCCCTCGTCTTCGACCCCGCGCCTCATCAGGAACTCTCCTGTCTTTGCTGCCCCCTCCACAATTGCCACTGCCGTG GATCGGGAGGAGGAGAGGGTGATCATCCAT GAGATGGGACCGGTAGAGAGGATGCTGTCCGGCTTTGAGCGGTTCAAGAAGGAGGTCTATGA TAAGAAGCCAGACTTGTTCGGTCAGCTTGCAGAGGGTCAAAGCCCAAAG TTCATGGTGTTCGCCTGTGCGGACTCCCGCGTGTGCCCTTCCGTGGTCCTCAACTTTCAGCCTGGCGAGGCCTTCACCATTCGTAACATCGCCAACATGGTCCCACCCTACGACCAG ACGAAGTACGCGGGTGTTGGGTCGGCCATCGAGTATGCGGTCATCCATCTCAAG GTGGAGAACATCGTGGTGATCGGTCACAGCCGTTGCGGTGGGATCAAGGGGCTTATGTCCATTAAGGATGATGGGACCACCAGCAC TGAGTTCATAGAGAGTTGGGTGAAAATTGGCC CCAGCAAGGAGAAGGTGAAGGCACAGCACGCGGCTCAGCCTTTCGAGGACCAGTGCACCCAATGTGAAAAG gagGCCGTGAACGTCTCTCTCCAAAACCTGCTGACCTACCCCTTtgtcaaagaagggctagagaagaagactctcaagTTGATTGGAGCGCATTATGATTTTGTTAAAGGTAGCTTTGAGACATGGGAGCCTTAA
- the LOC105047150 gene encoding pentatricopeptide repeat-containing protein At5g48910: MQRFLHLKHLHQFHARAVVSGLIHDPFVAGNLLESLLRLDPSALAPALALFSHARARSPFMWNTLVHAHLLNGLPTYALSLFAQMLRDPTSPPNRYSFPIALKALALLQSFKDGVSLHSKILKLGFDSDPFVHATLVHFYGSFGHVGEAHMVFDSISDPSVSAWTALLSGFAKLGQLEVAREMFDRMPERNLVSWNAMISGYVQGGRPLLALELFQEMLVLNVRPNSSVMVSVLVAIAELGALTQGRWVHAYLERSEVEWSPNLRTSLVNMYSKCGDVTSASQTFDRIRDRGVDLWNAMITGLGLNGKGKEALELFDTMLSEGLKPDNMTFIGVLCGCSHSGLVNEGMECFEAMSQLHNVPPKVEHYSCMVDLLGRAGLLNEALELIRNMPVEANGRVWGSLFGACRIHGDVELGETAGKLLIELEPGKPGHYVLLANLYALQGRWKDAIDLRDTMKRRGVELEPGCSLTEVDGVVHEFLAGDRTHPRTKEIYDMLDEISKLLRSRGYVPSTRLVLFDISEEEKEGVLFWHSEKLAIAFCLISTGPEEVIRIVKNLRICGDCHSMAKVVSEVYNREIVIRDRSRFHHFRQGSCSCLDYW, translated from the coding sequence ATGCAGCGCTTCCTCCACCTCAAACACCTCCACCAGTTTCACGCCCGTGCCGTCGTCTCCGGTCTCATTCACGACCCCTTCGTCGCCGGCAACCTCCTCGAGTCCCTCCTCCGCCTCGATCCTTCCGCCCTCGCTCCCGCCCTCGCCCTCTTCTCCCACGCCCGCGCTCGCTCCCCCTTCATGTGGAACACCCTTGTCCACGCCCACCTCCTCAACGGCCTCCCTACCTACGCCCTCTCCTTGTTCGCCCAAATGCTCCGCGACCCCACCTCGCCACCCAACCGCTACTCCTTTCCCATCGCCCTTAAGGCCCTCGCCCTGCTCCAGTCCTTTAAAGACGGCGTGTCCCTCCATTCTAAGATCCTTAAGCTTGGCTTCGACTCCGACCCCTTTGTCCATGCCACTTTAGTCCATTTCTATGGCTCCTTTGGTCACGTTGGGGAGGCCCATATGGTCTTTGACTCGATCTCCGATCCGAGTGTCAGTGCCTGGACTGCGCTGCTCTCTGGGTTTGCAAAATTAGGACAGTTGGAGGTTGCCAGGGAGATGTTTGATCGAATGCCTGAGAGAAATTTGGTTTCCTGGAATGCCATGATTTCGGGATACGTTCAGGGTGGGAGACCACTACTGGCTCTGGAATTATTTCAGGAGATGCTGGTCTTGAACGTGCGGCCGAATTCCTCTGTTATGGTTAGTGTTCTAGTGGCAATAGCCGAGTTGGGAGCTCTTACACAGGGGAGGTGGGTTCATGCTTACTTGGAGCGGAGCGAAGTGGAGTGGAGCCCCAATCTGAGGACAAGTTTGGTGAATATGTACTCAAAATGTGGGGATGTGACGAGTGCGAGCCAAACGTTTGATAGGATTAGAGACCGAGGGGTTGACTTGTGGAATGCAATGATCACAGGGCTTGGATTGAACGGTAAAGGGAAGGAGGCATTGGAGCTTTTTGATACCATGTTGTCGGAAGGATTGAAGCCTGATAACATGACCTTCATTGGTGTTTTGTGCGGATGTAGCCATTCAGGGTTGGTAAATGAAGGAATGGAATGCTTTGAGGCCATGAGCCAGTTGCACAATGTGCCACCCAAGGTGGAGCATTATAGTTGTATGGTGGACCTCCTCGGGAGGGCCGGGCTTCTTAACGAGGCTCTGGAGCTTATAAGGAACATGCCTGTGGAGGCTAATGGGAGGGTGTGGGGATCGTTGTTCGGTGCTTGTAGGATTCATGGGGATGTTGAATTAGGAGAGACTGCAGGGAAGCTCTTGATCGAGTTGGAGCCCGGCAAACCCGGGCATTATGTGCTTCTTGCAAACTTGTATGCATTGCAAGGGAGGTGGAAGGATGCGATCGATTTGAGAGACACTATGAAGAGAAGAGGGGTCGAGCTCGAACCAGGTTGTAGCTTGACTGAAGTTGATGGTGTGGTGCATGAATTTCTTGCAGGTGATCGAACACATCCAAGGACTAAAGAAATTTATGATATGTTGGATGAGATATCTAAGCTGTTGAGATCTAGAGGGTATGTCCCGAGCACAAGACTTGTGTTATTTGACATCAGTGAAGAGGAGAAAGAGGGGGTGTTGTTTTGGCACAGCGAGAAGCTGGCGATTGCATTCTGTCTGATCTCCACTGGACCAGAGGAAGTGATTCGGATTGTGAAGAATCTTCGGATTTGTGGAGATTGCCACTCTATGGCTAAGGTTGTCTCAGAGGTTTACAATCGGGAGATTGTGATCAGGGACCGGAGTCGATTCCACCATTTCAGACAAGGTTCCTGCTCTTGTTTGGACTACTGGTGA